The genomic window ATACGGGATAATTCGTGGGTTATGCCAACCTTGGTCTTCCTTATAGTCCAAAATAAACATATGGTCAGTAAAGTGTCTACCAAAAAGTAGTTGGTTAGACTGTGGTTTTTTCTTTCTTGTGTCACTTAATGTGATAGCGATTTTATCGTCCATCTAAACCGTCTCCTAGTATACAAATTTATAATATTATCATCATACCAAATATAAACTTAAAATTGTATGAATTTTTAAAAAATATACAACAGCCTATTTTTCAGCTAGTTACGAATTTGTCCTGTACCATATACAAAAAATTTGCTAGAGGTGAGAGCATGTAAACCCATCGGGCCCCGAGCATGAAGCTTTTGTGTACTTATACCTATTTCAGCTCCATAGCCAAACTCAAATCCATCTGTAAATCTTGTAGAAGCGTTGTGATAAACAGCAGCTGCATCTACCTTATTTAAAAATAAGGTGGCATGTGCCTCGTTTTTTGTAATAATGGCTTCTGAATGATTAGTGCCATATTTATTTATATGAGTAATAGCCTCATCAACATTAGCGACGATTTTTACACTTACCTTTAAATCTAGATACTCAGTGTACCAGTCCTCTTCCTTGGCAGTTATTGCAGGTTGAAATGCGCTACAAACCGTGTCGTCACCAATAATTGTGACGTTATTTAAATGCAATGCTTCGAGAAGGTCATTACCGTGTAACGTGAACCATTTTTTTTCAATTAAAATTGTTTCTATGGCATTGCAAACAGAGGGACGCTGTGTTTTCCCGTTTATTACGATAGATTTTGTAACGTGTTCATCTGCTGTTTCATCAACAAAAATGTGACAATTCCCAGCTCCTGTTTCTAGTACTGGCACGGTTGCTTGTTGAATTACAGTATCGATAAGTTGCTTTCCACCTCTAGGAATTAGTACATCTAAGTATTCGTTCAGTGTAAACATTTGCTTTGCAGTCTCTCTACTCGTATCCTCAATAAGCTGCACAGCATCAACAGGAATTTTTGTCTTTGTTAAAGCAGCATGAATCACCTTAACAAGAGCTTTGTTTGAGTGTGCGGCAGATGAACTTCCTCTCAGAACGACTGCATTACCGGTTTTTAGTGCTAGTGTTGCAGCATCTATCGTGACATTGGGACGTGCCTCGTAAATCATGCCAATTACACCAAGCGGTACCCTTTTTTTCTTAATAAGAAGCCCATTGTCTTTTTCTATTGTTTCAATGACCTCACCGATTGGGTCACTTAGATTAATAAGAAGTTGAATAGCGTGTATCATGCCTTCAATTCTTGTTTGGTTAAGCATAATACGATCAAGTATACTTTGAGAAAGGCCTTTTTGTTCGCCCTCTATCAAATCTTTTTTATTCTCCGCTATTATATAGTCTTTATCAGTTTCTAGCTGTTTAGCTATTCGCAATAGAGCTTTATTTTTCTCCTCAATGCTCATATCAGTAATCATGTAGCAGGCTTCTTTTGCTAATTTTGCTTTAGCTACAACCTCATTCATGGTATTTTCCACTCCTTTCAGCTTGAACCCATTTATTTCGATGAATGACTTCATGTTTTAGTTTCAATCTAGGGTGTTCGTTAATGAAACGTAGCAAATCTTCTGAGGAATATGAAACTTCACCCTTTCCTAACAGGTTGTTGTAACAAAACACCTTTACTACTGCGCCAGATTCAAAATGTCCCACGACTTTATTAACTCCGGCTAATAATAGACTCTTTCCATTTAGTATCAAAGCCTTTTCAGCGCCTTCATCAATATAAATAGCTCCAATAGCTTCTGAGTGAAGGTGAATCCATTGCTTTACTGTATTAAGAGCTTTTTCTGTTTTACAACAATAAGTACCATCTCCATAGCCGGCTATTATATTTGTTAGTTTGTTAGAACCTTCACCGCGGCCAATAAACACAGGTACACCTAGAGACAGAGCTGTTTTGGCTGCAAGTAACTTTGATTTCATCCCACCAGTTCCTACGCTTGATCCTGATGAAGCAGCTTGTGCAATCATCTCATCTGTAATAAGCTCTACAATATTTAATCTTTCAGCATCTGAATATTTTCTAGGGTCACGATTATATAATCCATTTATGTCTGTTAAGATTATTAATTGATCGGCATGAATAAGTCCACTCACTAATGCTGATAACATATCGTTATCACCAAATGTTAATTCTTCAACAGCAACTGTATCGTTTTCGTTAATTATTGGTAGTATTCCACGATCTAATAATTCAGTTAATGTTGCGTACGCATTTTTATAGCGTATTCGATTTGCAAAATCATCTCTTGTTAATAAAATTTGTGCTGCTATAATATCGTAAGCTTTAAAAAGCTCCATATACGTTTGAATAAGTAAGCCTTGCCCGACTGCTGCTGCAGCCTGACGTCCTTTAATGGTAGTTGGACGAATAGGATATCCTAATTGAGTGAATCCTGCTGCTACTGCTCCTGAAGATACAAGAAGAACTTCGTGACCTGATTGTTTTAACTTAGCAAGTGCTGAAATGTGATCGGTTAATTTTGTCTCGTCAATATTTCCTTTTGTGTTCGTTAATGAGGAACTGCCTATTTTCACAACAATTCTTTGTTTGGCCATTTTCTATCCTCCTTGATAGATACATGTTCCTGTTAATTATTAAATAATTCAATC from Bacillus sp. HMF5848 includes these protein-coding regions:
- a CDS encoding glutamate-5-semialdehyde dehydrogenase, which produces MNEVVAKAKLAKEACYMITDMSIEEKNKALLRIAKQLETDKDYIIAENKKDLIEGEQKGLSQSILDRIMLNQTRIEGMIHAIQLLINLSDPIGEVIETIEKDNGLLIKKKRVPLGVIGMIYEARPNVTIDAATLALKTGNAVVLRGSSSAAHSNKALVKVIHAALTKTKIPVDAVQLIEDTSRETAKQMFTLNEYLDVLIPRGGKQLIDTVIQQATVPVLETGAGNCHIFVDETADEHVTKSIVINGKTQRPSVCNAIETILIEKKWFTLHGNDLLEALHLNNVTIIGDDTVCSAFQPAITAKEEDWYTEYLDLKVSVKIVANVDEAITHINKYGTNHSEAIITKNEAHATLFLNKVDAAAVYHNASTRFTDGFEFGYGAEIGISTQKLHARGPMGLHALTSSKFFVYGTGQIRN
- the proB gene encoding glutamate 5-kinase; this encodes MAKQRIVVKIGSSSLTNTKGNIDETKLTDHISALAKLKQSGHEVLLVSSGAVAAGFTQLGYPIRPTTIKGRQAAAAVGQGLLIQTYMELFKAYDIIAAQILLTRDDFANRIRYKNAYATLTELLDRGILPIINENDTVAVEELTFGDNDMLSALVSGLIHADQLIILTDINGLYNRDPRKYSDAERLNIVELITDEMIAQAASSGSSVGTGGMKSKLLAAKTALSLGVPVFIGRGEGSNKLTNIIAGYGDGTYCCKTEKALNTVKQWIHLHSEAIGAIYIDEGAEKALILNGKSLLLAGVNKVVGHFESGAVVKVFCYNNLLGKGEVSYSSEDLLRFINEHPRLKLKHEVIHRNKWVQAERSGKYHE